The Ananas comosus cultivar F153 linkage group 2, ASM154086v1, whole genome shotgun sequence genome contains a region encoding:
- the LOC109705033 gene encoding alanine aminotransferase 2-like — protein sequence MVRRCENAVRGEIFSHAQIIYCNIGNPQARDRQPITFFREVLALCDYPALSDTDKTSALFSSDAKARAWQILDLIPGRATSAYSHSQGIKGLCEAIAAEIAARDGFPSDADDIFLTDGKVDVIVHNFSTIGFDAPSSKSTTILWKSRCYSS from the exons ATG GTTAGGAGATGTGAAAATGCCGTCCGCGGGGAGATCTTTAGCCATGCACAG ATAATCTATTGCAACATTGGGAATCCCCAAGCTCGCGATCGGCAGCCAATCACGTTCTTCCGCGAG GTTCTTGCTTTATGCGACTATCCGGCTCTTTCGGACACTGATAAGACCTCTGCATTGTTCAG CTCAGATGCCAAAGCTAGAGCCTGGCAGATTCTGGACCTGATTCCTGGGAGAGCTACCAGTGCATACAGTCATAGTCAG GGCATCAAAGGTTTGTGCGAAGCGATCGCAGCTGAAATCGCCGCTCGTGACGGTTTTCCGTCTGACGCAGATGACATCTTCTTGACAGACGGAAAAGTAGATGTTAtagttcataatttttcaacaattGGTTTTGATGCCCCCAGTTCTAAGTCAACTACGATTCTTTGGAAAAGTAGATGTTatagttcataa
- the LOC109706927 gene encoding uncharacterized protein LOC109706927 has product MLPRPKSIFHLGEEGGGEHQEQNKGGVVATKGSMSPSKASRGLEGLRILIQHHGQRSNIVIKPMLKSPKGFQELGFLKACFWCKKELSPHEDVYMYRGDQGFCSEECRHQQISIDERKEFEATKKDRLGLSHHRRVSTKIRAADRPKKLLAAA; this is encoded by the exons ATGCTTCCAAGACCCAAGAGCATCTTCCATCTAGGGGAGGAGGGTGGTGGTGAACATCAGGAACAAAACAAGGGTGGAGTAGTAGCCACTAAAGGGTCGATGAGCCCGTCGAAAGCCTCGAGAGGGCTCGAGGGCCTTCGAATCCTTATACAACATCACGGGCAACGATCGAACATCGTCATAAAGCCGATGTTGAAGTCGCCTAAGGGTTTTCAGGAGCTTGGCTTCCTAAAAGCATGTTTTTGGTGCAAGAAGGAGCTAAGCCCTCATGAGGATGTATACATGTATAG AGGTGATCAAGGATTTTGTAGCGAGGAGTGTCGGCATCAGCAAATTTCGATAGACGAGAGAAAAGAGTTTGAGGCAACTAAAAAAGATCGGTTAGGGTTGTCTCATCATCGCCGTGTGAGCACGAAGATTCGAGCGGCGGATCGGCCAAAAAAACTACTAGCTGCAGCATAA
- the LOC109706928 gene encoding uncharacterized protein LOC109706928, with protein sequence MAISCYSPVIIIPKVHTRSSMARATMLHNSRIQVTGSSIPLRKSCMMNKVSEDQLRGIVCYEDEKGEVICEGYDEGPRFGQQSPETYVQRCRELSTTDFVELMRLQVDEDHDFHQFIWEKN encoded by the exons ATGGCTATCTCATGTTATTCTCCTGTTATCATCATTCCAAAAGTTCACACCAGGAGTTCAATGGCAAGAGCTACCATGCTTCACAATAGCCGCATACAAGTCACGGGATCGTCGATTCCTCTAAGAAAATCCTGCATGATGAACAAG GTTTCTGAAGATCAGCTGAGGGGAATAGTGTGCTACGAAGACGAAAAGGGAGAAGTCATCTGTGAAGGATACGACGAAGGACCGCGATTTGGTCAGCAATCTCCAGAAACTTATGTTCAAAG GTGCAGGGAACTTAGCACCACCGATTTCGTCGAGCTAATGAGGCTTCAAGTTGACGAAGATCACGACTTCCACCAATTCATATGGGAGAAGAACTAG
- the LOC109706926 gene encoding putative invertase inhibitor yields the protein MCSCFLILGNSAFTSGSLEDTCKKVQAGDPDSKYEFCVTSLQVVPESRTANLSQLTIITTQLSIKNFTHALGVIAQLLKNHSLSHLQREVLETCQEVYNYGVDANKQAIEDVKAGDIFSASSNLSAAADAPVNCEDAFSEAKEASLLPREDDLASKISNLALGILALLKS from the exons ATGTGTTCATGTT TCCTGATCCTCGGAAACTCCGCTTTCACATCCGGTTCCTTAGAAGACACATGCAAGAAGGTGCAAGCAGGAGACCCCGACTCCAAATACGAATTCTGCGTCACGTCCCTGCAAGTCGTTCCCGAGAGTCGCACCGCCAACCTCTCGCAGCTCACGATCATCACGACGCAGCTGTCGATAAAGAACTTCACGCACGCGCTGGGCGTGATAGCGCAGCTGCTGAAGAACCATAGCCTCTCGCATTTGCAGAGAGAGGTGTTGGAGACTTGCCAAGAGGTGTATAACTATGGGGTGGACGCCAACAAACAAGCCATCGAAGATGTCAAAGCTGGTGATATCTTCAGCGCTTCGTCGAACCTGTCTGCTGCTGCTGACGCGCCTGTCAACTGCGAGGACGCATTTAGCGAGGCCAAGGAGGCATCTTTGCTACCCAGAGAGGATGATTTAGCGTCTAAGATTAGTAATCTTGCGTTAGGTATCTTAGCTTTGTTAAAGTCTTAA
- the LOC109706828 gene encoding probable pectinesterase/pectinesterase inhibitor 12, whose translation MRRLLKAPQHALFSLALRSLSAAASAAADLSSLLAYASANPALVAAPQRGALADCAELHAATISSLSLSAALLSGGAASALPTGRAHLAAALANRATCLDGLAGARGPLAPVLADAFSSAYALVANSLALLPRTTPAAAAPHQSSFPKWLLRCDWRLLLQSGGHDDNGNNNNNDDSDYKVITVAKDGTGNFSTIANAIAFAPNNSKERVIISVAAGVYEENVEVASYKPNIMLIGAGDSTTVISGKRSASENWTTFRSATLAVSGQGFLARDMTFRNTAGPAKGQAVALRVNADLVAVYHCVIEGYQDTLYVHSGRQFYRECDIYGTIDFIFGDAAVVFQGCRIIVRKPIPGQSNVITAQSREDPHRDTGISIQNCSIVASDELRSSNLSVKTYLGRPWKPYSRTVYIKSYMDDIVDPAGWTEWPGSQILDKLYYGEYKNRGPGSRVGARVTWPGHHVMDYRDATNFSVSNFIRDDEWLNSTSFPYDKNI comes from the exons ATGCGTCGACTCCTTAAAGCTCCCCAGCACGCGCTCTTCTCCCTCGCACTCCGCTCGCTCTCGGCCGCTGCCTCCGCCGCGGCCgacctctcctccctcctcgccTACGCCTCGGCCAACCCCGCTCTCGTCGCCGCCCCGCAGCGCGGCGCCCTAGCCGACTGCGCCGAACTCCACGCCGCCAccatctcctccctctccctctccgccgccctCCTCAGCGGCGGCGCCGCGTCAGCGCTCCCCACCGGGCGCGCCCACCTCGCCGCCGCGCTCGCCAACCGCGCCACCTGCCTCGACGGCCTCGCTGGCGCCCGCGGCCCCCTGGCCCCTGTCCTCGCTGACGCCTTCTCCTCCGCCTACGCCCTCGTCGCCAactccctcgccctcctcccccGCACCACCCCCGCCGCCGCAGCACCGCACCAAA GTAGTTTTCCAAAGTGGCTCCTGCGGTGCGACTGGAGGCTACTATTGCAGAGCGGCGGCCACGATGACAAcggcaacaacaacaacaatgatGACAGTGATTACAAGGTGATCACCGTGGCGAAGGATGGGACCGGGAACTTTTCGACGATAGCGAACGCCATCGCCTTCGCGCCGAACAACAGCAAGGAGCGGGTGATCATATCGGTGGCTGCCGGGGTGTACGAGGAGAACGTCGAGGTCGCGAGCTACAAGCCGAATATAATGCTAATCGGGGCCGGAGACAGCACGACGGTGATCTCCGGGAAGAGGAGCGCTAGCGAAAACTGGACCACCTTCAGATCAGCCACCTTAG CGGTTTCTGGGCAAGGCTTCTTAGCACGCGACATGACCTTTCGGAACACAGCTGGGCCAGCAAAGGGCCAGGCCGTGGCCCTCCGAGTGAACGCCGACCTCGTCGCCGTCTACCATTGCGTCATCGAAGGGTATCAAGACACGCTCTATGTCCACTCGGGCCGTCAGTTCTACCGCGAGTGTGATATTTACGGTACCATCGACTTTATATTCGGAGATGCGGCGGTCGTCTTTCAGGGCTGCAGGATCATTGTCCGAAAGCCCATCCCGGGCCAGTCGAATGTCATCACGGCCCAATCGCGGGAAGATCCGCATCGCGACACCGGGATCTCGATTCAGAATTGTTCGATCGTCGCATCAGATGAGCTACGTTCTAGCAATTTGAGCGTCAAAACCTATCTCGGGAGGCCGTGGAAGCCGTATTCGAGGACGGTGTACATCAAATCGTACATGGATGACATCGTGGACCCGGCGGGGTGGACCGAGTGGCCTGGGAGCCAGATCCTGGATAAGTTGTACTACGGCGAATACAAGAATAGAGGCCCAGGCTCAAGGGTGGGTGCCCGGGTCACTTGGCCTGGTCATCATGTGATGGACTACCGCGATGCCACGAATTTTTCCGTTTCGAATTTCATACGCGACGACGAGTGGCTGAATTCGACATCCTTTCcgtatgataaaaatatttga
- the LOC109706750 gene encoding putative invertase inhibitor — protein MKSIILFASALVLILGNSAFASASLEDTCKKVQAEDPDAKYEFCVTSLQVVPESRTANLSQLTIITTQLSIKNYTHALGVIAQLLKNHSLSHLQREVLETCQEEYNLGVDANKQAIEDVKAGDIFSALSSLSAASVAPVDCEDAFSEGKEASLLPREDDLASKISNLALGILALLKS, from the coding sequence ATGAAGAGCATAATTCTTTTCGCTTCCGCTCTAGTCCTGATCCTCGGAAACTCCGCTTTCGCATCTGCTTCCTTAGAAGACACATGCAAGAAGGTGCAAGCAGAAGACCCCGACGCCAAATACGAATTCTGCGTCACGTCCCTGCAAGTCGTTCCCGAGAGTCGCACCGCCAACCTCTCGCAGCTCACGATCATCACGACGCAGCTGTCGATAAAGAACTACACGCACGCACTGGGCGTGATAGCGCAGCTGCTGAAGAACCACAGCCTCTCGCATTTGCAGAGAGAGGTGTTGGAGACTTGCCAAGAGGAGTATAACTTGGGGGTGGACGCCAACAAACAAGCAATCGAAGATGTCAAAGCTGGTGATATCTTCAGCGCTTTGTCTAGCCTCTCTGCTGCTTCTGTCGCGCCTGTCGACTGCGAGGACGCGTTTAGCGAGGGCAAGGAGGCATCTTTGCTACCCAGAGAGGATGATTTAGCGTCTAAGATTAGTAATCTTGCGTTAGGTATCTTAGCTTTGTTAAAGTCTTAA
- the LOC109706830 gene encoding putative invertase inhibitor, translating to MKSIILFASALVLILRNSAFASASLEDTCKKVQASDPNDKYEFCITSLQVVPESRTANLSQLTIIATQLSIKNYTHTLGVIAQLLKNHSLSHWQKEALETCQESYNSGVDDSKDAIKDVKAGDIFGASASLSAAAGAPGDCEDAFSEGEEASLLPREDDLASKISALAIDIVALLKSKSSIP from the coding sequence ATGAAGAGCATAATTCTTTTCGCTTCTGCTCTGGTCCTGATCCTCCGAAACTCCGCTTTCGCATCCGCTTCCTTAGAAGACACATGCAAGAAGGTGCAAGCGTCTGACCCCAACGACAAATACGAATTCTGCATCACGTCCCTGCAAGTCGTTCCCGAGAGTCGCACCGCCAACCTCTCGCAGCTCACCATCATCGCGACACAACTGTCGATCAAGAACTACACGCACACGTTGGGCGTGATAGCGCAGCTGCTGAAGAACCATAGCCTCTCGCATTGGCAGAAAGAGGCGTTGGAGACCTGCCAAGAGTCGTATAACTCGGGGGTGGACGACAGCAAAGACGCAATCAAAGATGTCAAAGCTGGTGATATCTTCGGCGCTTCGGCTAGCCTCTCTGCTGCTGCTGGCGCGCCTGGCGACTGTGAGGACGCGTTTAGCGAGGGAGAAGAGGCATCTTTGCTACCCAGAGAGGATGATTTAGCGTCTAAGATTAGTGCTCTTGCCATTGATATCGTTGCTTTGTTAAAGTCTAAGTCATCTATTCCGTGA